A window of Cyanobacteriota bacterium genomic DNA:
ACCTCAGACTCACGGGCATACTGCTCCAGTTCTTCCTTAGTGGCTGTAGCAGGCACTTGAATGGTGCCACGGGTTTTACCCATAACTTGGATGACTAGAGTAATTTCATCAGCCACAAGGGCAGCGGGGTCGTAGCTTAACCAAGCTTGCCGGTGAACTGAGTCAGGGTTGCCCAACTGCTGCCATAGGTCATCGGCAATGTGAGGGGCAAATGGAGCTAACAGCAACACAAGGGCGCGAATACCCTCAGCGTACACAGGCGAGTTTTTGCAGGGAGCATCTGCTAAGGCATTGCTCAGCTTCATCAACTCAGAAATAGACGTGTTGAACTGGCACTCTCTCAGATCAATCGTGATTTCCTTGATGGCCGTGTGGATGGCGCGACGTAGGTCTTTTTCGTCCTTTGTCATCTGCCTGTCATCACTGCTCATCTGTCCATCATCTCTATCCCTTTGCCCAGAACAGGGGGATGAGGGCAATATTTCCTCTACGAATTCTGTAACTAAACGCCAGACACGGTTAAGGAAACGGAACTGTCCCTCTACATCGGCCTCATCCCACTCTAGATCCTTTTCTGGTGGCGCTTTAAATAGCACGAACATGCGAGTGGTGTCGGCTCCATACTTCTCTAAGACAGTCTGGGGAGCCACGCCATTGTATTTAGACTTAGACATGGTTTGGAAAGAAACGATTAGGGGTTCCCCCGTATCAGGATCTTTAGGATCGTTGGGATCAACCTTGTGGGAAGGGATCCACTTGTCCTTACCGCTCTTGTTGGGGTTCATATAGGTTAAGCCCTGCACCATGCCTTGGGTGAGCAGGCGCAGGAATGGCTCGTCAAAGTTCAGCAAGCCCCGATCGCGCAACACCTTGGTAAAGAAGCGGGAATAGAGCAGGTGCAGAATAGCATGTTCAATGCCGCCTACATACTGATCCACGGGCATCCAGTCGTTAGTCTGGCGAGGATCAAACGCCTGAGAACTATTACGAGCATCGGTAAACCGCAAAAAATACCAGGAGGAGTCTACAAAGGTGTCCATGGTATCAGTCTCCCGGCGGGCAGGAGTGCCACAGCTAGGGCATGGCACATTCACCCAAGACTCTAGCTTTGCCAGGGGTGAGGCTCCGCGCCCTGACAGCTCCACATCCTCTGGTAACAATACAGGCAACTGGTCATCGGGAACAGGGACGATGCCACAGGTAGGGCAATGGATGACCGGAATCGGCACACCCCAGTAGCGCTGCCGAGAAATCAACCAGTCTCGCAGGCGATATTGCACCCGCTCCTTACCAAAGCCCTGTTGTTCGGCATAGGCAACGATCGCTGACTTACCTGCCACCGAGGTCATGCCATCAAACTGTCCCGAATTCACCATGATCCCCGGTTCAGTGTAGGCAGCTTGCAAGACAGCCTTGGGATCACCGCCTTCGGGAATAATCACGGTCTTGATGGGCAACTGGTTGCGAGTGGCAAATTCAAAATCTCGCTGGTCGTGGGCAGGTACCCCCATGACTGCACCAGTGCCGTATTCCACCAATACATAGTCGGCAATCCAGATGGGGATTGGTTCCCCTGTAAAGGGATTGATGGCCATGCCCCCAGTAGGCACACCGCGCTTGGGTTTGTCTTCAGCGGTACGATCGGTCTCACTCTCTGCCCCCACCTCTTGGATGAATGCTTCTACCACTGCCCGTTGAGCTGGTGTCGTGACTTGCAGGGTCAGGGGATGTTCAGGTGCTAGCACCACATAGGTGACCCCATAGACAGTATCTGGACGAGTTGTAAACACGCCGATCGCAGCCTCAGAGTCAACAATGGGAAACTCTAGGTATGCCCCAGTGGATTTGCCAATCCAGTTTGCTTGCATGGTTTTCACTCGTTCGGGCCAGCCTTCGAGCTTGTCTAAATCTGCCAATAACTGCTCTGCATAGTCAGTGATTTTGAAAAACCACTGGCGCAACAGGCGACGCTCCACTAAGGCACCAGAACGCCACGATCGTCCCTCGCTGTCTACCTGTTCATTGGCTAGCACTGTCTGATCAACGGGATCCCAGTTAACAGCAGCCTCCTTCTGGTAGGCCAATCCTGCCTGGAAAAATTGCAGAAAAATCCACTGCGTCCAACGGTAATAGTCTGGCGAACAGGTTGCCAGTTCCCGCTCCCAGTCGTAGGAAAGTCCCAATTGCTTCAGTTCGCTCCGCATCTGGGCAATGTTTTGGTAAGTCCACTTGGCAGGATGCACACCGCGATCAATAGCAGCATTCTCCGCAGGCAGGCCAAAGGCATCCCAACCCATGGGATGTAACACACGATACCCCTGCATTCGCTTGACACGGGCAATCACATCCGTAATGGTGTAGTTGCGGACATGGCCCATGTGCAGGTTGCCGGAGGGATAGGGAAACATTGACAGGGCATAAAATTTAGGACGATCGTCAGCATCGGGGGTACGGTCTAATCCTTGCTCTGCCCATATCTGCTGCCACTTTGCCTCAATCTCTGCTGGGTTATAACGCGACTCTGCCACAGTTCTGCCTCTTTCTTGCACGATATCCGACTGCACATAACCATCATACCTGTGAGTTTTCCATCTGCCATGTCAGAATCAGGACAGCAATGACAATTGCTCTGGATAACCTTACTAGCCACAAGTAACGGTACTAGCGATACAGTACTTATACAGACCTATGGTCTACCCTTAACCCAGGATAAATTCTTGCCCTTGCATACCATCTATCTTCATGGCTTTGCCTCTAGCCCCAATTCCACAAAGGCACGCTACTTAGCAGACTGCTTTGCCCAAGCAGGGCTGCCCTTGACAGTTCCCGACCTCAATCAAGGGGACTTTAGCCACCTGACCCTGACACGGCAAATTCAGCAGGTGGAGGCGCTGCTTACCGATGAACCCACAATCCT
This region includes:
- the leuS gene encoding leucine--tRNA ligase; its protein translation is MAESRYNPAEIEAKWQQIWAEQGLDRTPDADDRPKFYALSMFPYPSGNLHMGHVRNYTITDVIARVKRMQGYRVLHPMGWDAFGLPAENAAIDRGVHPAKWTYQNIAQMRSELKQLGLSYDWERELATCSPDYYRWTQWIFLQFFQAGLAYQKEAAVNWDPVDQTVLANEQVDSEGRSWRSGALVERRLLRQWFFKITDYAEQLLADLDKLEGWPERVKTMQANWIGKSTGAYLEFPIVDSEAAIGVFTTRPDTVYGVTYVVLAPEHPLTLQVTTPAQRAVVEAFIQEVGAESETDRTAEDKPKRGVPTGGMAINPFTGEPIPIWIADYVLVEYGTGAVMGVPAHDQRDFEFATRNQLPIKTVIIPEGGDPKAVLQAAYTEPGIMVNSGQFDGMTSVAGKSAIVAYAEQQGFGKERVQYRLRDWLISRQRYWGVPIPVIHCPTCGIVPVPDDQLPVLLPEDVELSGRGASPLAKLESWVNVPCPSCGTPARRETDTMDTFVDSSWYFLRFTDARNSSQAFDPRQTNDWMPVDQYVGGIEHAILHLLYSRFFTKVLRDRGLLNFDEPFLRLLTQGMVQGLTYMNPNKSGKDKWIPSHKVDPNDPKDPDTGEPLIVSFQTMSKSKYNGVAPQTVLEKYGADTTRMFVLFKAPPEKDLEWDEADVEGQFRFLNRVWRLVTEFVEEILPSSPCSGQRDRDDGQMSSDDRQMTKDEKDLRRAIHTAIKEITIDLRECQFNTSISELMKLSNALADAPCKNSPVYAEGIRALVLLLAPFAPHIADDLWQQLGNPDSVHRQAWLSYDPAALVADEITLVIQVMGKTRGTIQVPATATKEELEQYARESEVGQKYLEGKDVKKTIVVPGKLVNFVLG
- a CDS encoding esterase, with the protein product MPLHTIYLHGFASSPNSTKARYLADCFAQAGLPLTVPDLNQGDFSHLTLTRQIQQVEALLTDEPTIL